A region of Deinococcus humi DNA encodes the following proteins:
- a CDS encoding IS3 family transposase: MVAAQIKPERACVLVGLSKSSWHYRPQPRQDSELRQRIHDLARQYPRRGYRFIHALLVRAGVTINKKRVRRLWREEGLTVKPKSSRKIRTGASVPMQAEYANHVWTYDFVFDQTLEGGTLKILTLTDEFTRQSLTLQVATSFTSLEVKDVLRNVIARRGPPAFLRSDNGSEFIARDLGIWLAVQDIGTRFIEPGKPWQNGFAESFHARLRAECLNQEVFYSAKHAQVLLDDWRAFYNARRPHSSLGYRTPDEFAERARGRPATHLCGDNTAKVPVSPSPGRAGKADVVTLT; this comes from the coding sequence TTGGTCGCGGCGCAGATCAAGCCCGAACGGGCTTGTGTTCTGGTGGGCCTGTCCAAATCCTCGTGGCATTACCGCCCACAACCGCGCCAGGACAGTGAACTCCGGCAGCGCATCCATGACCTGGCCCGGCAGTATCCCCGGCGGGGTTACCGTTTCATCCACGCCCTGCTCGTTCGAGCAGGGGTCACCATCAACAAGAAGCGCGTTCGGCGACTCTGGCGCGAAGAGGGACTGACCGTCAAACCCAAATCGTCCCGGAAAATCCGGACTGGGGCGTCCGTTCCCATGCAGGCGGAGTACGCCAATCACGTCTGGACCTACGATTTCGTCTTCGATCAGACCCTGGAAGGAGGCACCCTGAAAATCCTGACCCTGACCGACGAATTCACCCGGCAGTCTCTGACCTTGCAGGTGGCGACGTCCTTTACCTCCTTGGAGGTGAAGGACGTGCTCCGGAACGTGATTGCAAGGCGTGGTCCCCCAGCCTTTCTTCGCAGCGACAACGGTTCGGAATTTATTGCCCGGGATCTCGGGATCTGGCTCGCCGTGCAGGATATCGGCACCCGGTTCATCGAACCGGGCAAACCGTGGCAGAACGGCTTTGCCGAGAGCTTCCATGCCCGCCTGCGCGCAGAATGCCTCAATCAGGAAGTCTTCTACTCCGCCAAACACGCCCAAGTGCTGCTCGATGATTGGCGGGCGTTCTACAACGCCCGCAGACCACACTCGTCACTCGGCTACCGAACCCCAGACGAGTTCGCCGAACGGGCCAGGGGGCGGCCTGCCACCCACCTTTGCGGAGACAACACCGCAAAGGTGCCCGTCAGCCCGTCCCCTGGGCGAGCAGGGAAAGCCGATGTTGTAACCTTGACCTGA
- a CDS encoding transposase, translated as MKIRQFTEDQIIKLLQDGKKGERSVEDLCRDFGCSPASYYAWKKKYGDTNADEARRLRRLEKENARLLRIVGQQRLEIDAMKDVIEKKR; from the coding sequence ATGAAAATCCGTCAGTTCACCGAAGACCAGATCATCAAACTCCTGCAGGACGGCAAAAAAGGCGAGAGGTCTGTCGAAGACCTCTGCCGCGACTTTGGATGCAGCCCCGCGTCGTACTACGCCTGGAAGAAGAAATATGGCGATACCAACGCCGACGAAGCCCGCAGGCTTCGTCGACTGGAGAAGGAAAACGCCCGCCTGCTGCGGATTGTCGGCCAGCAGCGTCTGGAGATTGATGCGATGAAGGACGTCATTGAAAAAAAGCGCTAA
- a CDS encoding PadR family transcriptional regulator, translating into MPPRPQVNTRALQVMAVLYHDLDGHHYALSLSQATRIGNGTLFPILDKLEDLGLITAEWEAANPRGRRPRRFYTLTPEGITHFETVRAQLFSPQGGTPIHV; encoded by the coding sequence ATGCCACCGCGCCCCCAAGTGAACACCAGGGCCCTCCAGGTCATGGCAGTGCTGTACCACGATCTGGATGGGCACCATTACGCCCTCAGTCTCAGTCAGGCCACCAGGATTGGCAACGGCACCCTCTTTCCTATCCTCGACAAACTCGAAGACCTCGGCCTGATCACGGCCGAGTGGGAGGCCGCCAACCCGCGGGGCCGCCGTCCACGACGGTTTTACACTCTGACCCCCGAAGGCATCACGCACTTTGAAACCGTCCGCGCCCAACTCTTCAGCCCTCAAGGAGGCACCCCAATCCATGTCTGA
- a CDS encoding signal transduction histidine kinase, with translation MDDAARQQQELDDELVQSAALVHRRVNPAQTPAPTAALTALLNLLDTPDGRVVREDQPAPLPR, from the coding sequence ATGGACGATGCCGCGAGACAACAGCAGGAACTGGACGATGAACTCGTTCAGAGTGCCGCGTTGGTGCACCGCCGGGTCAATCCGGCCCAGACACCCGCGCCCACGGCGGCCCTGACGGCCCTCCTGAATCTGCTTGACACCCCTGATGGCCGGGTGGTGCGTGAAGACCAGCCCGCACCCCTGCCGCGCTAA